The DNA sequence GATTGATGCTGCAGGTCTGTCAAAGAAGTTAAATGTTCCCGTCGTCTGCACGGAGGCCCATCATGCTGTCGGCATCGCCGACGTGAAACAGGCAATCCTGCAGATTGAACCCGGTCGCCGTCATACGGCACAGCAACTGTTTCCCGAGAATTTTTATGCAGAGCGGAAACTGTTGCAGGAGAAGCTGAAAAACGAAGAGAATCAGACAACGCCCGATTTTTTAATCGACCGTCTGCTGCTGGATGTCGGTGGCTACGTGGAAGCTTATTTCGAGGATCATACTCAGAACGGCCTGATCGATCAGCTGCATGAATCCCGCACCCGCTTGAAAGAGTCGGGGTGTGTTGTTCCCGCCATGGAAGCCCGTGTGCGGTATGCCTGGGCACGAGAGCAGTTAAACGGCGTACTCACGCATCCCCAGGATCATCAGGAGACAGCATCGGACAAGATCGACCGCTGGCTGACTCACCCGGTCCTCGGATTTATGTTCTTTTTCGTCCTGATGTTCTTTGTGTTTCAGTCAGTCTTCACCTGGGCTGGTCCCGCGATGGATTACATCGAGTCAGGTCAGGGCATTGTGGAAGAGACAGCCCAGGCACTGGTCGGTCCCGGTCCCCTGCGTAGTCTACTGGTCGATGGCGTGATTGCCGGCGTGGGAGGGGTGCTTATCTTTCTGCCGCAGATCGTGATCCTCTATTTCTTCATCGCCGTTCTGGAAGACAGTGGTTACATGGCGCGGGCAGCATACATCATGGACCGCCTGATGCGCAGCCTGGGTCTGAGTGGCAAGTCGTTCATTCCACTGATGTCGTCCTTTGCCTGTGCCGTCCCCGGGATTATGGCGACCCGGGTGATCGAGAACCGCCACGAACGTCTTACGACAATCCTGGTTGCCCCCCTGATGAGTTGCTCGGCCCGCTGGCCCGTTTATACACTGTTCATCGCGGCCTTCATTCCAAATATTGTTTACTTTTCGATCGCAGGCAGTCCTCTTGTCTCATTACAGGGAATCGTGCTGTTCGCGATGTCCTCGATTGGCGCTCTGATCGCGATTCCAGTCGCCTGGTTCCTCAAACGGATCTGCTTCAAAGGAGAAGTCGCTCCCTTCGTGATGGAGCTGCCCGGTTACAAGTGGCCTTCTCCCCGACACGTGTTTTATCGTGTCTATAACCGGGCCAAGTCCTTTGTGGTCAAAGCCGGAACGTTGATTTTTGCTACATCGATTCTGATCTGGGCCGCTGGATATTTTCCAGGCGACCACACCGAACAGTTCAAGGTGGAGACCCGACTGGAAACGATTGACGCTTCACTGGCAGAGCTGGAAACACAGATCGCTGATGCTGAGGAACTGGAGCCGGCTGCCGTCAAAGGTCTGCAGGCACGGCAGGCCGAACTCAGTGCAGAACAGGAAATGCTGGCGGAGAAACAGAATCAGATCAGCAGCCAGCTGGTAGAAAACAGTTTTCTGGGACAGGCAGGACATTTCATCGCACCGGTTGTCAAACCGCTCGGCTGGGACTGGAAAATCGGAGTAGGGGTTATCGCATCCTTCCCCGCGCGTGAAGTGATTATTTCGACTCTGGGGACGATCTACAGTCTGGGGGGGGATGTGGGCGAAGATGACGAAGGGCTGATCGGTTCCATTCGTTCCGCGACCTGGCCGGATGGCAGCAAAGTTTTCAATATTCCGGTGGCGATCTCCATCATGGTCTTCTTTGCTCTGTGTGCGCAGTGTGCAGCGACTTTAATGGTGATGAGACGCGAAACCAACAGCTGGTTCTGGCCGGCCGTCTCCTTTACATATATGACCACGCTGGCCTACCTGGGAGCACTGGTCTGCTATCAGGTGGGGATGTTACTGATCTGACGGTGGTGTCTCCGAGGCTCTGCTAAGGTATCAGGTACTCATTTTGAATGAGGTGAAACAATGAATCAGATCGACTGGCAACTGGTGATCGTATTGCTCTGCGTCGCGACAGCCGGATTGTGCATCTTGCGACGGCTGGTGCATTTTTTCAAGCAACGCCCGGGCTGTGCCGGCGGCTCCTGCAGCGGCTGTCCTTCGAGTTCTCAATCTTCTTCCGCACCGAATTTCATTTCGCTCGACCAGTTGAAGTAGGTGAGTGCTCTGACACAGCAGGGGGATCAACTGTGATCCCTTAACCTCACTGCGTCCAGCGGCTGATTCAGCTTTTCGGGCTGGGGGTCAGCCGGGCAAATCCGGAGTGCCGGACCGGAGTACTCAATCGCGTCGTTAAGTCATCCTGGTCAAGTGCCTGCTTCAGTTCGGCGAACACGACGTCCGCGGCCTGAAAGTATGCGTCGACATGCCGCTGCTCATGGGCGAGTGTCGGATAGAAGCCGCTGCCGGTCAGGAAACCGTGATCCAGCATACGGATTGTAAACAGCGTTCCCAGTTCAGCAGCCTGCGGATGGTCGAACGTATGATGCAGCAGCACCGCATGCCCGAAGACTTTGACGGGCAGTTGATGGCGTGCGCCCAACTCGCTCCAGCCGGCACGAAACGCTTCCCCGATCTGGTCAATGTGCTGACGGACATCGACAGACTGCATTTTTTTGATGGTCGCCAGCGCCGCGGTCGGACCGACGCCTTCGGTCCAGTAGGTGCTGGAGATAAAGGAGTTCTCGGCAGCATCCATGACGTTCCGCCTGCCGATAATGGCTGCAATCGGGTGTCCGTTGCCGAGTGCTTTTGCGAATACGGCGATATCAGGCTCAATCCCGTAATGCAGATGCGCGCCGCCCAGCGTCAACCGCCAGCCAGTTGTGATTTCATCAATCACCAACACCGCCCCGCACTCATCACAGATCTCGCGAACCGCTTCCAGGAAACCTGGTTCGGGGTGCGTGTAGCGCGTGGGTTCCATTACCACTGCAGCCAGTTTTGGACCGCGTTCCTTCACAATCTGTTTCAGGGCATCGATATCGTTATAGGTGAAAGGGTGCGTTGTCTCTGCCAGCCCCATGGGAACGCCCGCCGGTTCCAGGCCGGGCAGCAGGTGCTTGTCGAGTGTTGTTCCCGTTTCGGCTGACTTGCGAGGCAGGTTGGTAGCCAGGTACCAGTCACTCCAGCCATGATAGCCGCATAATGCGACCTCATCGCGGCCGGTCGAAGCGCGGGCAATCCGAACTGCGATAGACATCGATTCGCCGCCTGTGCGACAGAAGCGGGCCTGGTCGGACCAGGGATGCAGTTCCGTCAGTAGTGCAGCGAGTTCGACTTCTTCCGGAGCATTCAGCGAACTCATGGAGCCGAGCTGCACCCGTCGTACGACAGCGTCAGTCACATCGGGGTCGCGATAGCCCAGCAGGCAGGAGCCGATTCCGGACGTCGCCAGATCGTGATACTTTCTACCGTCGAGGTCGATCACTTCGCAGCCGCTGGCTTCTCGGTAATAGCCGGGCCAGCAGTCCGGGGCAAACATTTCGGGACGCTTGCTGAGTAACTGTGTGCCGCCCGGAATCAACTGCTTTGCACGTCGATAGGTTTCCTGAGTCTGATTCTGTGGGGAGGCTGTCTGGATGCCCAGCATCTGCCGTGCGTTAGTGCCGAAAATACGTTCGACGTCGGCATCATTCAGTCTGAGTGTGTGGCAGGCCTGTTTGAGGGCCAGCAGGGATTCGAGTCCCACACGCGCCGGTTGGGCAAACTTGGATGTTTCCCAGTTGACGTTCTGATCCCCCAGCCAGAGAAAGCCATCGCCTATGCTCACGCAGCGTCCCGTTAGTTCGCTGACGGAGAAATCGCTTCCAAACATCAGGCGGGTAGTGCCGAACTCGCGGAGGATGGCTTCGAAAGGTTGCGCTTCACAGACGGCGGAGGTGTCGAAGAAGACGTTATCCAGACCGCGCAGAGAGGCGATGCCTTCGGTGGTGTGATTACCACAGAAGCCACGGGCGGCATGCGCCAGGATCAGTTTTGCGTTGGGGTACTGCAGGCAACGGTTGCGGATATAACTCTGGTTGATCGGATCTGCCACCGCGCGGGCACGTACCATGTGCAGCATGATGGCCAGACTATATTGTTCGGACAGTTCCCAGACCCATTCCGGTATGAATTCCTGGGGCTCCGCTTCCAGGGTGTCTGGGCGGTCGGCGTAGACATGATAGACTTTGAATCCGCTGTAGGGGCCGGCTTTGATTTTGGCTTCGACTTCAGCGGGATCATCTGCCGGGGTGACCAGCAGCAGGGCACGCGAACCGGGCTGATCTTTGATTTCATTGAGGACATACTCGTTGGCCCCGTCCCGTTCCAGTTTGGGATTCGGAATCGCAAAGAACAGGCCGGCAGAGGGGCGGAGCGAGCCCATCCAGGGGTCCTGCTTGTCACAGTATTCCTGCCAGCCGGAGAAACCCTGCGCATTTTCAGCAGAGGAGGGCAGTCCGGCGATGGCGTCCTGGGGGCGATAGAAGTGAGCGTGGGCATCGAAGCTGCCCGAGGGCATAAACTGCTTCAGTTGCTGGTCGAAGAGTGTCTTGTCATCGGGAAGCTTGCTGTTCATCACTCTTGCCCTCCAGGTAGGCTGTGGCTGGTTTGTTGAGCTGATTATCGAACGTGAACCCAATCTGGCTGAACTGCTGCTGCATCAGTTCCAGGCCATTCTTGATGAAAATAATGTCCGCCATGTGGAACAACAGCCGGGCACCTTTGCTGAGCAGCAGCTGCGCGTGTTCGGTGTTAAAGGTTGGCATGCCCCAGTGTTTGCCCTGGTTTGCGGCGGCGGCAGCAATGGCGTCGATGGCCGCCTGGAGGCGTGGATGATCAAACTGTCCGGGGAAGCCTTCCAGGATCGAGAAGTCACCCGGCCCCAGCATCAGTGCATCAACCCCCGGGACCGCTGCAATGGCTTCCGCCTGATCGACCGCTGACTGTTCTTCCAGCTGAATGATGATAAATGTATTTTCGTTTGCCTGCTGAATGTACTCCCCGATCGGCATCGTGCAGTAGGGCATGTCCGGATTGCCGCCGTCGAATCCCCGTTTTCCCAGAGGGGCAAACTTGGACCATTTCACCACTTCAGCGGCCTCTTCCGCGCTGCTGCAACGCGGATACATGATGCCCTGGGCACCCGCTTCCAGCATACGTCCCAGTCGCATGAACTCGCCGTTGGCCGGCCGGGCCAGAATGTCAGAACTTCCGATTCGGGCTGCCCGCATTAACTGGTTGGCGGTCTCCACACTGTAGGTGTGATGTTCCATGTCCATCCAGATGCCATCGAAGCCCATCAGGCTGGTCAGTTCGAAGACGCTGGGGTCTAACAGATGCAGCTGGGTAAAGAGGACCGGTTCATTCTGGTTGAGTTTCTGTTTGACGCGACTGATTCGCATTAAGGATTTCCTTTGTCAACGATGGCACGCGGCGGTGGTGAGAAGCTGACGGTGTTAACAATCATAAAATATTGTAGGATAAAAAAAACTGCAAGGCTCATTAGAGGTGAGTCTAAAATGAGTCTAAAATAACATAAATCTATGTTTTACGGGGAGATAGGCAGATCTCCAGGCTGAGATAATTGACATGCGGGTTTTAATTGTATGATAATATCGTAATGAAAACAGATTCTTCGCAAAATACGATGGCGACCCGACTGGCTGAGCAAATCCGTACGCGCATCGTTGAGGAGCAGCTGCCGGCAGGCCATGTGTTTATGACGGAAGGGCAACTGGCAGAAGAATATCAGGTTTCACGGACGATTGTCCGGGAGGCGGTCAGTCGTCTGCGGGCCCTGGGGATTCTGGATGGGAAGCAGCGCAAAGGGCTGGTCGTGAGGAGGCCGGACCTGGTTCAGCTGTTATCGGAAAGCCTGCCGCTGCTCACTGTCTCTTCGCATGAACGTGATGAACTGAAGTTGCTGCGGTATGTATTAGAAATCGGTGCGATCGAGCTGGCGGTCAAGAATGCGACGGAATCACAGATGGACCAGCTGGATGCGCTGGTGGCTGAGATGCAGTCCTGCCTGGAAGATCAGGAATGGGAGCGATCAGTCGAGCTGGATCTGGCGTTTCACTCCCTGGTGCTGGAGATGACCGGTTCCAAATATGTCGCCGGAATGCAGCAGATCCTCGCGGAATATTTTCACAGTCTGCCGGAAATTGACCGACTAGATTCAGGTAGATCAGCGCGGATCGTCTGGGAGCATGCAGAGCTGGCCAGTGCCATTCGCAGGCAGGATCGGGAGCATGCCAGGGTGCTGATTCGACAGCAGTTTGAGGATCTGATCTGATTCTCAAAATATGCTGTGTATCAAATAAGAAGGGGGCCATGCCGTCACGTGCATGACCCCCGCCGTTCAGGGACTAGTGGGATAGTACGAACTCAAACTACCCTTGGATCCACAAAACATTTGCCTGCTGTCAGGTAATTGTTCTGCCCACTTGGAAACCTACTCGGGAAAACAATCATTTTTTAATTTTTTGTGAAAAGAACTGAGTGAGCACAGTGGGTAGGGGATTTATTGCTCACGTGGACACAGGGATTTCCCTCGGTTCGTGTTCGTTGTAGCAAAGGGACTTGATGGGGGGCTCTATTCAGGCAGCTTGTTGGGGTCCTGGAAATTCACGACGGACTCCCAGGAAGACCCGATTCGTAGTTCATCAAACCGGTATTTACTGGATTTGCCGGCATGAATACGAATATGGGGGTAGATGTTGGAATCTTTGAAGGGCGTGGAGACGCAGGTCCAGATCAGCGGTTCCTGGTCGGGGATGGTTTCATCTTCATAAAAGACACGCAGGAAAATCTGGTCGGGGGCATTCTCGCTGGCCACGATTTTCGCTACATAAAAGTAAGTCGTTTCCGGCAGAAGGGGAGGTGCTTTTTCCTGGGTCTGCCCTTTCAGTAGCAGGGTGGGGTAATTCTGGGAATTCACCCCAAACATGATCTTGTCGCGTTGGCCGGTCAGTTTATCGATCTGATCGGACTGCAGCGAAATATTCCCGTAATGGAGTCCTGCCGCCGTTGGTTCTGCAGCCTGCTGGATAAAGAAGCTGAGGTAGTACAGAGCGTCTGTGTCGAGACGAATCGGTTTTTCCAGGGATCGCCAGGCGGTGTTGCCCCGTTCCAGTTCGATACTACCGGTTTGATCTTTGGATTTCTGATCAGGTTGAAGCGAAAGCTGTGGCAGGCTTTTTCCCGGAGCTTCGCTCAGTTTTTGCGCCCGACTGCGCCAGGGGGTTGTCCAGCCGAAACCGGAATTTCGCCAGTCAGAGAAGCGAGCCGGGTCGGCAATTTTCGGAGGGTGAAAACTGTCATAGGCCAGCAGTTCTTTGCGAACCGCGGTCAGGGCCTTGGGTTGGCCGGGAACTTCCCGTTTGAATCGCGTTGGTTCGAGGTTGATTTCCTTATTGGTTTCAGGTTCGATCAGGCGGGCATTTCCCTCATTGACGACCAGGGGAGCTGAAATCTGAGTCAGCTCA is a window from the Gimesia benthica genome containing:
- a CDS encoding FadR/GntR family transcriptional regulator, translated to MKTDSSQNTMATRLAEQIRTRIVEEQLPAGHVFMTEGQLAEEYQVSRTIVREAVSRLRALGILDGKQRKGLVVRRPDLVQLLSESLPLLTVSSHERDELKLLRYVLEIGAIELAVKNATESQMDQLDALVAEMQSCLEDQEWERSVELDLAFHSLVLEMTGSKYVAGMQQILAEYFHSLPEIDRLDSGRSARIVWEHAELASAIRRQDREHARVLIRQQFEDLI
- a CDS encoding HpcH/HpaI aldolase family protein — encoded protein: MRISRVKQKLNQNEPVLFTQLHLLDPSVFELTSLMGFDGIWMDMEHHTYSVETANQLMRAARIGSSDILARPANGEFMRLGRMLEAGAQGIMYPRCSSAEEAAEVVKWSKFAPLGKRGFDGGNPDMPYCTMPIGEYIQQANENTFIIIQLEEQSAVDQAEAIAAVPGVDALMLGPGDFSILEGFPGQFDHPRLQAAIDAIAAAAANQGKHWGMPTFNTEHAQLLLSKGARLLFHMADIIFIKNGLELMQQQFSQIGFTFDNQLNKPATAYLEGKSDEQQASR
- a CDS encoding aminotransferase class III-fold pyridoxal phosphate-dependent enzyme, whose product is MNSKLPDDKTLFDQQLKQFMPSGSFDAHAHFYRPQDAIAGLPSSAENAQGFSGWQEYCDKQDPWMGSLRPSAGLFFAIPNPKLERDGANEYVLNEIKDQPGSRALLLVTPADDPAEVEAKIKAGPYSGFKVYHVYADRPDTLEAEPQEFIPEWVWELSEQYSLAIMLHMVRARAVADPINQSYIRNRCLQYPNAKLILAHAARGFCGNHTTEGIASLRGLDNVFFDTSAVCEAQPFEAILREFGTTRLMFGSDFSVSELTGRCVSIGDGFLWLGDQNVNWETSKFAQPARVGLESLLALKQACHTLRLNDADVERIFGTNARQMLGIQTASPQNQTQETYRRAKQLIPGGTQLLSKRPEMFAPDCWPGYYREASGCEVIDLDGRKYHDLATSGIGSCLLGYRDPDVTDAVVRRVQLGSMSSLNAPEEVELAALLTELHPWSDQARFCRTGGESMSIAVRIARASTGRDEVALCGYHGWSDWYLATNLPRKSAETGTTLDKHLLPGLEPAGVPMGLAETTHPFTYNDIDALKQIVKERGPKLAAVVMEPTRYTHPEPGFLEAVREICDECGAVLVIDEITTGWRLTLGGAHLHYGIEPDIAVFAKALGNGHPIAAIIGRRNVMDAAENSFISSTYWTEGVGPTAALATIKKMQSVDVRQHIDQIGEAFRAGWSELGARHQLPVKVFGHAVLLHHTFDHPQAAELGTLFTIRMLDHGFLTGSGFYPTLAHEQRHVDAYFQAADVVFAELKQALDQDDLTTRLSTPVRHSGFARLTPSPKS
- the feoB gene encoding ferrous iron transport protein B, with translation MTVAIIGNPNTGKSTLFNLLSGGHAHIGNFPGVTVEKKVGHVHWEGRELDLVDLPGTYSLAPRSIDEMVAVDVLLGRQKQVDQPDAIICIADASNLERNLYLFSQIMDLTIPVILVLNMYDLARSRGIEIDAAGLSKKLNVPVVCTEAHHAVGIADVKQAILQIEPGRRHTAQQLFPENFYAERKLLQEKLKNEENQTTPDFLIDRLLLDVGGYVEAYFEDHTQNGLIDQLHESRTRLKESGCVVPAMEARVRYAWAREQLNGVLTHPQDHQETASDKIDRWLTHPVLGFMFFFVLMFFVFQSVFTWAGPAMDYIESGQGIVEETAQALVGPGPLRSLLVDGVIAGVGGVLIFLPQIVILYFFIAVLEDSGYMARAAYIMDRLMRSLGLSGKSFIPLMSSFACAVPGIMATRVIENRHERLTTILVAPLMSCSARWPVYTLFIAAFIPNIVYFSIAGSPLVSLQGIVLFAMSSIGALIAIPVAWFLKRICFKGEVAPFVMELPGYKWPSPRHVFYRVYNRAKSFVVKAGTLIFATSILIWAAGYFPGDHTEQFKVETRLETIDASLAELETQIADAEELEPAAVKGLQARQAELSAEQEMLAEKQNQISSQLVENSFLGQAGHFIAPVVKPLGWDWKIGVGVIASFPAREVIISTLGTIYSLGGDVGEDDEGLIGSIRSATWPDGSKVFNIPVAISIMVFFALCAQCAATLMVMRRETNSWFWPAVSFTYMTTLAYLGALVCYQVGMLLI
- a CDS encoding FecR family protein codes for the protein MSLQEIPPEFDELLNQFLEDELSADEFAAFEKTLRENPQARTYYFDVLDVNSGIARNRTDRLRDLDRVILQGIKTPQPAQERSTSRSSRGGGRAIAFLLVAAASVSVLLLTEWIMTGHFFWNQPEQVVQPDNKASEDPPLALSDSYVATLSRSFDCKWGNDNPPRFSGQRLLSKNLTLLQGIAEFRFDSGVRLVLEGPTTISIDSATCAKIAYGSVVLHGYESSPEFELVTPQARFYDIGTEYGAKVAEDGGTELHVFQGAVRVQPEIELTQISAPLVVNEGNARLIEPETNKEINLEPTRFKREVPGQPKALTAVRKELLAYDSFHPPKIADPARFSDWRNSGFGWTTPWRSRAQKLSEAPGKSLPQLSLQPDQKSKDQTGSIELERGNTAWRSLEKPIRLDTDALYYLSFFIQQAAEPTAAGLHYGNISLQSDQIDKLTGQRDKIMFGVNSQNYPTLLLKGQTQEKAPPLLPETTYFYVAKIVASENAPDQIFLRVFYEDETIPDQEPLIWTCVSTPFKDSNIYPHIRIHAGKSSKYRFDELRIGSSWESVVNFQDPNKLPE